The following proteins are encoded in a genomic region of Methanoculleus bourgensis MS2:
- a CDS encoding CARDB domain-containing protein, with protein sequence MRDRRTTKLLIAVFLIIGLVPIVGALETTPTTIVVAAKDSSAADKASAAYVCDGVNDHVEIQAALNALPSSGGVVLLTSGTYNCAGIIAPKAGSTLKGEGESETYLKFTHDGRINVDREYVTLDGFNIQGSGYSSGVKWLGVMTVRASHAKIHNITGTADASIQAVFLLIHDPTVYAPTLQDIEFTNCKAVDTGTYGFLHNAWGTTNKVIKDVRYENCAAINCGKFGVFNPWITGFDFAELNDIEGLRVKNCLAEGNLESGFHFEFDPKKVDCVLENCVSRNNGQKPYPTKAYNPNDMSTHYFGCGYYAPNADVTFINCVAEGNSMNGFYTTNGGKLYNCVEKSTAIGRTNFAYRAPAGYYSVPCRSVNPSLVMENCTSIDSHGYGLQVDLANNVKIRNFHLENPAGINGKGSSLGGTNGQFDNAEVSIYASGNRVETLVWAKENENTVFSGQIVSDAAKPFLIEGYGTRNVLVKDMEIVSKTLPAGSPGVTIAGTVPAGQATLRNVKVTSTGSPVSTPTPTVPGPTPEPTTPAPSGKPDLVVTDISWDPASPAPGSAVTLSATIKNQGSAPTPAGVKHGVLFTFDDGAAGPGVWSDTHTGSIAPGAWVTVTANGGSAGAAWKAVAGTHTVKAHVDDVNRIAESDEANNVHTEQITVTEAATPTPTPTTPAPSGKPDLVVTDISWDPASPAPGSAVTFSATIKNQGSAPTPAGVKHGVLFTFDDGAAGPGVWSDTHTASIAPGASVTLTASGGSAGATWKAASGTHTVKAHVDDVNRIAESDENNNVLRKEIVVGTRPAPVKGDLNGDGSVDWADVTIAAEMAQGKLKPTTAADLDGDGTVGWKDVALLADFFFGRTASL encoded by the coding sequence GTGCGAGATAGACGGACAACGAAGCTTCTAATCGCAGTGTTCCTGATCATCGGGCTTGTCCCGATCGTCGGAGCACTCGAGACGACCCCCACCACGATTGTCGTGGCTGCAAAGGACAGCAGTGCGGCCGATAAAGCATCGGCTGCCTATGTCTGTGACGGGGTCAATGATCATGTGGAGATTCAGGCAGCACTGAATGCCCTGCCATCATCCGGCGGTGTTGTCCTCCTTACCAGTGGCACATACAACTGTGCGGGGATCATTGCTCCCAAAGCAGGCTCGACTCTCAAGGGGGAAGGTGAATCGGAGACATACCTGAAATTCACCCACGATGGGCGTATCAACGTCGACCGTGAGTATGTGACCCTGGATGGCTTCAACATCCAGGGCAGTGGATACAGTAGTGGCGTCAAATGGCTCGGTGTGATGACCGTCCGTGCGAGCCACGCAAAGATCCACAACATCACGGGAACCGCGGATGCGAGCATTCAGGCAGTCTTCCTCCTGATTCACGATCCGACAGTATATGCTCCTACCCTCCAGGACATAGAGTTTACGAACTGTAAGGCTGTGGACACCGGGACGTATGGGTTCCTCCACAACGCCTGGGGGACGACGAACAAGGTGATCAAGGACGTTCGCTACGAGAACTGTGCCGCGATCAACTGCGGCAAGTTCGGAGTGTTCAACCCCTGGATCACCGGGTTTGACTTCGCGGAGCTCAACGACATCGAGGGGCTCCGGGTGAAGAACTGCCTCGCTGAAGGCAACCTGGAGTCCGGGTTCCACTTCGAGTTCGATCCCAAAAAGGTGGATTGCGTCCTCGAGAACTGTGTGAGCCGGAACAACGGGCAGAAACCCTACCCGACAAAGGCCTACAACCCGAACGACATGTCGACCCACTACTTCGGGTGTGGCTACTACGCTCCGAACGCCGACGTGACGTTCATCAACTGTGTCGCGGAGGGCAACTCCATGAACGGGTTCTACACCACCAACGGCGGCAAACTCTACAACTGCGTCGAGAAGAGCACCGCCATCGGGAGGACTAACTTTGCATACCGGGCACCGGCCGGCTACTACAGCGTCCCGTGCCGCTCGGTCAACCCCTCCCTGGTGATGGAGAACTGCACGAGCATCGACTCACACGGCTACGGCCTTCAGGTCGATCTTGCCAATAACGTGAAGATCCGGAACTTCCACCTGGAGAACCCTGCCGGGATCAACGGCAAGGGTTCAAGCCTCGGCGGCACGAACGGCCAGTTCGACAATGCTGAGGTGAGCATCTACGCATCGGGCAACCGTGTGGAGACGCTGGTCTGGGCGAAGGAGAACGAGAACACCGTCTTCTCCGGCCAGATCGTCTCTGATGCCGCAAAGCCGTTCCTGATCGAGGGCTACGGCACCCGCAACGTCCTGGTCAAGGATATGGAGATCGTCTCAAAGACCCTCCCCGCCGGCTCCCCTGGTGTGACCATCGCAGGCACGGTTCCGGCCGGTCAGGCGACCCTCCGGAACGTGAAGGTGACGTCCACCGGGTCGCCGGTATCGACGCCGACCCCGACCGTTCCCGGTCCTACACCTGAGCCCACCACCCCGGCTCCCTCCGGGAAGCCGGACCTTGTGGTGACGGACATCTCCTGGGACCCGGCTAGCCCGGCTCCCGGGAGTGCGGTGACGCTCTCGGCGACGATCAAGAACCAGGGGTCCGCCCCCACACCTGCAGGTGTGAAACACGGCGTCCTCTTCACGTTCGATGACGGCGCTGCCGGTCCCGGTGTCTGGTCAGACACCCACACCGGCTCGATCGCGCCAGGTGCCTGGGTTACGGTGACCGCGAACGGCGGTTCTGCCGGTGCGGCCTGGAAGGCAGTCGCGGGCACCCACACCGTGAAGGCTCACGTGGACGACGTCAACCGGATCGCCGAGAGCGACGAGGCAAACAACGTCCACACCGAGCAGATCACGGTCACGGAGGCCGCAACACCGACACCTACGCCCACCACCCCGGCCCCCTCCGGGAAGCCGGACCTTGTGGTGACGGACATCTCCTGGGACCCGGCTAGCCCGGCTCCCGGGAGTGCGGTGACGTTTTCGGCAACGATCAAGAATCAGGGGTCCGCCCCCACGCCTGCGGGTGTGAAACACGGCGTCCTCTTCACGTTCGATGACGGCGCTGCTGGTCCCGGTGTCTGGTCCGATACCCACACAGCATCGATTGCCCCGGGTGCATCGGTCACCCTGACCGCGAGCGGCGGTTCTGCCGGTGCGACCTGGAAGGCTGCCAGCGGCACCCACACCGTGAAGGCCCATGTGGATGATGTCAACCGGATTGCGGAGAGCGATGAGAACAACAACGTTCTGAGGAAGGAGATCGTCGTCGGAACCCGGCCGGCTCCCGTCAAGGGAGACCTCAACGGAGATGGCAGCGTTGACTGGGCCGACGTGACGATCGCCGCCGAGATGGCACAGGGAAAACTCAAACCCACCACGGCTGCTGATCTCGATGGAGACGGCACCGTGGGATGGAAGGATGTTGCCCTGCTTGCCGACTTCTTCTTCGGCAGGACAGCCTCTCTGTAA
- a CDS encoding lipopolysaccharide biosynthesis protein, whose product MAVALPKNFSEVRQHLQEPLIRNSFFIMASSFVAAGFGFFFWMIAARLYSQADVGIATALMSSMGLLILISRLGLDQAVIRFFPQRDKSKVLGTAIIVPTAVALGAGVIFVAAVDVIAPELVIVRTVAPLYLAFLGAYSITWVLEGALNAIRKSEYYFVLNLLYGLRILFLFPLVFLGAMGIFSSFGLSFVLGLILALALLSRCSIRPAAGVDRVFIREAWQFSAGAYIAGILMSAPNMVIPIMVLNVLGAESTANYYITYAIVSILFMIPYAFTTSLFVEGSHGGEMKKSVLRTLASMFALLIPAIIGLALFGEQILSLIGKDYVEGITLLRVLALSAVFVSICQTFISIAKVRNDIRSLIIISGFVSVALLGLGYTLMHQFGLIGMGYAWFATYAAGTLLTGVILWKKGWITSS is encoded by the coding sequence ATGGCAGTAGCACTACCCAAAAACTTCAGCGAGGTCAGGCAGCACTTACAAGAGCCGCTTATCAGGAACTCGTTCTTCATCATGGCGTCATCCTTCGTCGCGGCGGGCTTCGGATTCTTCTTCTGGATGATTGCAGCCAGGCTCTACTCGCAGGCCGATGTGGGTATCGCAACTGCCCTGATGTCGTCCATGGGGCTCCTTATTCTCATATCCCGGCTTGGCCTGGACCAGGCGGTGATCCGGTTCTTCCCACAACGCGACAAGAGCAAGGTGCTCGGGACCGCCATCATCGTGCCGACGGCGGTGGCGCTCGGTGCAGGCGTGATCTTTGTCGCCGCGGTGGATGTCATCGCCCCCGAGCTTGTGATTGTCAGGACGGTCGCCCCGCTCTACCTCGCCTTCCTCGGCGCCTACTCTATCACCTGGGTCCTTGAGGGTGCGCTCAACGCCATACGGAAGTCCGAGTACTACTTCGTCCTGAACCTGCTCTACGGGTTGAGGATCCTCTTCCTCTTTCCCCTGGTATTCCTTGGAGCGATGGGTATCTTCAGTTCGTTTGGTCTCTCGTTCGTCCTCGGGCTCATCCTCGCGCTCGCTCTTCTTTCTCGGTGCTCCATACGGCCGGCAGCAGGCGTGGACCGGGTCTTCATACGGGAGGCCTGGCAGTTCTCTGCCGGTGCCTACATCGCCGGGATACTGATGTCCGCCCCGAACATGGTCATCCCGATCATGGTGCTCAACGTGCTCGGGGCGGAGAGTACCGCCAACTACTACATCACCTACGCGATCGTCTCAATACTCTTCATGATCCCATACGCGTTCACGACCTCTCTCTTCGTCGAGGGCAGTCACGGCGGGGAGATGAAGAAGAGCGTGCTCAGGACGCTCGCGAGCATGTTCGCCCTGCTCATACCCGCGATCATCGGGCTCGCGCTCTTCGGGGAGCAGATCCTCAGCCTGATCGGCAAGGATTATGTCGAAGGGATAACCCTGCTCAGGGTGCTTGCGCTGTCAGCGGTATTCGTCTCCATCTGCCAGACCTTCATATCCATTGCAAAGGTCAGGAACGACATCCGGAGCCTCATCATCATAAGCGGCTTTGTCAGCGTCGCCCTGCTCGGGCTCGGCTACACCCTGATGCACCAGTTCGGTCTCATCGGCATGGGGTATGCCTGGTTTGCCACGTATGCGGCGGGCACGCTCCTGACCGGCGTGATCCTCTGGAAGAAAGGGTGGATAACGTCATCCTAA
- a CDS encoding DUF2206 domain-containing protein → MNDWDNRRFFWVFQAFQVAFIGMVCLDLVGYHIPIAREVLAFLYITFLPGILVLKALRLHDLGAIETMLYSAGLSLVVLMLTGLVTNFVYPLLGYTRPFSFEALFPTLIAIVQILLYLALTRDRGYAGSGTVAPAIPPAPAVPFLILLPFLAIIGTYVRNEYHMVTYLFLLLILIALIGLAVGFDRFIPASSYPLAVYSIALALLYHTSLISGYIWGYDIHHELHLVNSVLGPGLWDMTIPYNTNGMLSVVALVPIYSLITGLDPVWVFKIIYPLLFALVPLGLYRAVEKQTNARIAFLSTFFFVAFFTFYTEMISLARQQIAEIFLALTILVMIDKSMDRDRRAFLLVTFGFAIIVSHYGLAYIYLFSLIPAWLLLVFVEHLPAGIRTKLQGTAGTPKHDPLTGWGTVPEARVRTLILPYILVLAVLAVLWYSTVAEGTAFATITGIGDKITGALFADAFSPTAAQGMHILTSRSVTPLHSLAKIVHIATQGLITVGLLATLLKRERWRIEPEYLAVSLVFLLINLAGIVVPFFASSLNTSRLYHITLIFLAPFAIIGGIALYEAAVERIHALRSAPCMGTAYQALSAFFVVFLLFNTGLIYQIADDSPTSMALETTGDKPVFNGKEVKGAEWLLSEGNRRPIYVDGTRWWLLLGFDPDHQRYLPENASLMEPNSYLYFGTYNVVRESVRIEVKEHAVTEAGYTSAGRFTGDQHKVYDNAGSAIYYR, encoded by the coding sequence ATGAATGACTGGGATAACAGGAGGTTCTTCTGGGTATTCCAGGCATTCCAGGTCGCCTTCATCGGGATGGTCTGCCTCGACCTCGTCGGTTACCACATACCGATTGCAAGAGAGGTCCTGGCCTTCCTCTATATCACCTTCCTGCCCGGGATCCTGGTGCTGAAGGCGCTCAGGCTCCACGACCTCGGCGCGATCGAGACGATGCTCTACTCTGCAGGGTTGAGCCTCGTAGTCCTTATGCTCACCGGCCTTGTGACCAACTTCGTCTACCCGCTGCTTGGGTATACGCGGCCGTTCTCGTTTGAAGCCCTCTTTCCCACGCTCATCGCTATAGTGCAGATCCTGCTCTACCTCGCGCTCACCAGGGACCGGGGGTACGCCGGTTCCGGCACCGTTGCTCCTGCCATTCCCCCCGCCCCCGCGGTGCCGTTCCTGATCCTGCTCCCGTTCCTTGCAATCATCGGGACATACGTGCGCAACGAGTATCACATGGTCACGTATCTCTTCCTGCTCCTCATCCTCATCGCCCTGATCGGTCTCGCCGTCGGGTTCGACCGGTTTATCCCGGCATCCAGTTACCCGCTGGCGGTCTACTCGATCGCGCTCGCGCTCCTCTACCACACCTCGTTGATATCAGGGTACATCTGGGGTTACGACATCCACCACGAGCTCCACCTCGTAAACAGCGTGCTCGGGCCGGGCCTCTGGGATATGACCATCCCGTATAACACGAACGGGATGCTCTCGGTCGTTGCGCTCGTTCCCATCTACTCGCTCATCACGGGCCTGGACCCCGTCTGGGTCTTCAAGATCATCTACCCTCTCCTCTTCGCGCTCGTGCCGCTCGGGCTCTACCGTGCGGTCGAGAAACAGACGAACGCGAGGATCGCGTTCCTCTCGACCTTCTTCTTCGTCGCGTTCTTTACGTTCTACACAGAGATGATATCTCTGGCCCGTCAGCAGATCGCCGAGATCTTTCTGGCGCTGACGATCCTTGTGATGATCGATAAGTCCATGGACCGTGACAGGCGGGCGTTCCTCCTGGTCACCTTCGGCTTTGCCATAATCGTCTCGCACTATGGCCTCGCATACATCTATCTCTTCTCGCTCATCCCGGCATGGCTGCTGCTCGTCTTCGTGGAGCACCTGCCGGCCGGAATACGAACGAAACTTCAGGGGACGGCAGGCACCCCGAAGCACGACCCGCTCACCGGGTGGGGGACCGTCCCAGAGGCGCGAGTCAGGACGCTCATCCTTCCCTACATCCTCGTGCTCGCCGTCCTCGCCGTTCTCTGGTACTCGACGGTAGCCGAAGGCACGGCGTTTGCCACCATCACCGGTATCGGGGATAAGATAACAGGCGCCCTCTTTGCAGATGCCTTCAGCCCCACGGCCGCTCAGGGTATGCACATCCTCACCAGCCGGTCCGTCACACCCCTGCACAGCCTGGCAAAAATTGTCCATATCGCCACCCAGGGGCTCATCACCGTCGGGCTGCTGGCAACCCTTCTCAAGCGCGAACGGTGGCGGATCGAACCCGAGTATCTCGCCGTCTCACTCGTATTCCTCCTCATCAATCTGGCCGGTATCGTCGTCCCCTTCTTTGCAAGTTCGCTCAATACAAGCAGGCTCTACCACATCACCCTGATCTTCCTTGCCCCGTTCGCAATCATCGGCGGCATAGCACTCTACGAAGCCGCGGTGGAGAGGATACACGCATTACGGTCTGCTCCATGTATGGGAACCGCTTATCAGGCACTGTCGGCGTTCTTCGTCGTATTCCTCCTCTTCAACACCGGCCTTATCTACCAGATCGCAGACGACAGCCCGACTTCGATGGCGCTCGAGACCACCGGGGATAAACCGGTCTTCAACGGGAAAGAGGTGAAAGGAGCAGAATGGCTCCTCTCCGAAGGAAACAGACGTCCCATCTACGTCGACGGAACACGCTGGTGGCTCCTGCTGGGGTTTGACCCTGACCATCAGCGCTACCTCCCGGAGAACGCGTCACTCATGGAGCCAAATTCCTACCTCTACTTCGGCACGTACAACGTCGTACGGGAGAGCGTCCGGATTGAGGTGAAGGAGCACGCGGTCACCGAGGCGGGCTATACCAGCGCCGGGAGATTCACCGGGGACCAGCATAAGGTCTATGACAACGCCGGTTCCGCCATCTACTACCGGTGA
- a CDS encoding glycosyltransferase family 4 protein, whose amino-acid sequence MRVACLTFWFYDYTIQMANELARHTEVLLLLPDYRSEEHLENIDPGVKVHIFNYSRHAERFGPSCYPMIRDIVTVIDDFAPDIVHFQVNNPMLCPLIAMLRRYPLVATFHDIEPHPGEDHIMDIGSLLYRLTLFASRVLTDRIFVHGNALKEVLVENYRVPGRKVHVIPIGEHEVTPFTKFEQEGLEPDGPRVLFFGRIHRYKGLDCLIQAEPLITREIPDARIVIAGTGEDFGRYEEMMAGRDAFEVYNYRIPYEEGAWLFQRASVVALPYIEASQSGVIPTAYGFKRPVVVTNVGSLPEVVDDGKTGYIVPPRDPAALAGAIVSLLGDPEACQRMGEQGYAKLKTDMAWSTIAKSLLAVYSELAQARGSGKPAAGEGFSGTGSAVDGEQ is encoded by the coding sequence ATGCGAGTGGCATGCCTGACCTTCTGGTTCTACGACTACACCATCCAGATGGCAAACGAACTTGCCCGGCACACCGAGGTGCTGCTCCTGCTCCCTGATTACAGGTCTGAGGAGCACCTGGAGAATATCGATCCGGGGGTGAAGGTCCACATCTTCAACTACTCCCGGCACGCCGAGAGGTTCGGTCCGTCGTGCTACCCGATGATTCGGGATATCGTCACCGTGATCGACGATTTTGCGCCCGATATCGTCCACTTCCAGGTGAACAATCCTATGCTCTGCCCGCTCATCGCCATGCTCCGGAGGTATCCGCTGGTGGCGACGTTCCACGATATCGAACCGCACCCCGGCGAAGACCACATCATGGATATCGGCTCCCTGCTCTACCGGCTCACCCTGTTTGCATCAAGGGTCCTGACCGACCGTATCTTCGTGCACGGAAACGCGCTCAAAGAGGTCCTGGTAGAGAACTACCGCGTCCCGGGCCGGAAGGTGCATGTCATCCCGATTGGCGAGCACGAGGTGACGCCGTTTACAAAGTTCGAGCAGGAGGGGCTGGAGCCGGACGGCCCCCGGGTGCTCTTCTTCGGGCGCATCCACCGCTACAAGGGGCTCGACTGCCTGATCCAGGCAGAACCGCTCATCACCAGGGAGATCCCTGACGCCCGGATTGTCATCGCCGGCACGGGCGAAGACTTCGGGAGGTACGAGGAGATGATGGCGGGCCGGGACGCATTTGAGGTCTACAACTACAGGATACCTTACGAAGAGGGCGCCTGGCTCTTCCAGCGGGCAAGCGTCGTGGCGCTCCCGTATATCGAGGCATCCCAGAGCGGCGTCATACCAACCGCATACGGGTTCAAAAGACCGGTGGTGGTCACGAACGTAGGGAGCCTGCCCGAGGTTGTGGATGATGGGAAGACCGGGTATATCGTGCCGCCTCGCGATCCGGCCGCGCTTGCCGGTGCGATCGTGAGCCTTCTTGGGGACCCGGAGGCGTGCCAGCGGATGGGAGAGCAGGGCTACGCAAAACTGAAGACCGACATGGCCTGGTCTACGATCGCGAAGTCTCTTCTTGCGGTCTACAGCGAACTGGCACAGGCCCGGGGAAGTGGGAAACCTGCTGCAGGGGAGGGTTTTTCAGGGACAGGATCTGCCGTTGATGGGGAACAATGA
- a CDS encoding glycosyltransferase, which translates to MKILQVTPFFKPLWESGGVARVAYDVSRNLHENGHDITVYTTNRSIYPNDLPTNRATCVDGMNVYYFENLRKYVPGVTPPVMPYRMPAVARREVAQFDVVHIHDHRTLLTVIASHYARKYGVPYVLQAHGALPQDTGSARMKRLFDLLWTKKVILGAAGVIALNETEAERYRELGVEEGKIAIIPNGIDVAEYPDLPARGRFRAKWGIDDATKVVLYLGRLDPTKGIDLLIRSFAGVTREFDDAVLMLVGGDMGHNEEFRERVRSLDLDGRVIFTGFVSKEDKMAAFTDADVFVTPSFTGFPITFLEACLCGTPIVTTEQGDLLAWIEGTVGFNTGYTPEALADAIGKLLADDALRARFGAQAKDLVRTRYNWQAIVRDIEALYAGVAGKSRGAADIGAGERSPAGI; encoded by the coding sequence ATGAAGATTTTACAGGTTACCCCGTTCTTCAAGCCGCTCTGGGAGTCAGGAGGAGTTGCCAGGGTCGCATACGACGTCTCCCGGAACCTGCACGAGAACGGGCACGATATCACGGTTTATACAACGAACCGGAGTATTTATCCAAACGATCTGCCCACGAACCGTGCAACCTGCGTCGACGGCATGAACGTCTACTACTTTGAGAATTTGCGGAAGTACGTTCCGGGTGTGACCCCGCCGGTGATGCCCTACCGCATGCCGGCGGTCGCGAGGAGGGAGGTTGCGCAGTTTGACGTAGTCCACATCCACGACCACCGCACCCTGCTCACCGTCATTGCCTCGCATTACGCGAGGAAGTATGGCGTACCTTACGTGCTCCAGGCACACGGGGCGCTCCCGCAGGATACAGGTTCTGCACGGATGAAACGGTTGTTTGACCTGCTCTGGACGAAGAAGGTGATCCTCGGCGCTGCAGGAGTGATCGCGCTCAACGAGACTGAGGCGGAACGCTACCGTGAGTTAGGCGTTGAGGAGGGGAAGATCGCGATCATCCCAAACGGCATCGATGTTGCGGAGTACCCCGACCTTCCGGCCCGCGGCCGGTTCCGCGCAAAGTGGGGCATTGACGATGCTACAAAGGTCGTGCTCTACCTGGGAAGGCTCGACCCGACGAAGGGGATCGATCTCCTGATCCGCTCGTTTGCAGGGGTCACCCGGGAGTTTGACGACGCTGTCCTCATGCTGGTCGGCGGGGATATGGGCCACAACGAGGAGTTCAGGGAGCGGGTCAGGTCGCTGGACCTCGACGGCCGGGTGATCTTCACCGGATTTGTGAGCAAGGAGGACAAGATGGCGGCATTCACCGACGCTGATGTCTTCGTCACGCCGAGTTTCACCGGGTTCCCGATCACGTTCCTTGAGGCATGCCTCTGTGGAACGCCTATCGTGACAACAGAACAGGGAGACCTGCTCGCGTGGATCGAGGGGACCGTCGGGTTCAATACCGGATACACGCCGGAGGCGCTCGCCGACGCCATCGGGAAGCTGCTTGCCGACGATGCCTTGCGGGCCAGGTTCGGCGCTCAGGCAAAGGATCTCGTCCGGACCAGATACAACTGGCAGGCGATTGTTCGCGATATCGAGGCATTATATGCCGGTGTCGCGGGAAAAAGCCGGGGCGCCGCGGACATCGGGGCGGGTGAGCGCTCGCCGGCGGGAATCTGA
- a CDS encoding CapA family protein, with translation MSVRLQAVGDVLLWTRNGKKPFDLIQHELRQKDLLFGNLETVLSESGDPSRKRWVNTNPPEVGVYLKDAGFDILSVANNHTLDLGREGFEKTLDVLEAHGIAYVGGARGGHPPQGLVVERNGIRLGFLGYTSGMFRSPPGVTVSKLRKRTVIDDIRALKARCDIVIVSLHWGIENIYYPSPNQVRLAHRFIDSGASLILGHHSHSIQGLERYNDGLIAYSLGNFQFDTELFKEKIKSTMILSVDFDQHGIRDYTVIPCIINDDFQPEVAEGRTREAVERWITECSERVQNGEVTRRWWYEEIGEEYLAYNLESYRYRIRQHGIAPLVECAVWLVTPFCLNCYAGVIRKRLKQQNSGGNA, from the coding sequence GTGTCGGTGCGGCTGCAGGCTGTCGGGGATGTGCTGCTCTGGACCAGGAACGGCAAAAAACCGTTTGACCTGATACAGCACGAACTCCGGCAGAAAGATCTGCTCTTCGGGAACCTGGAGACGGTCCTCTCCGAGAGCGGCGACCCGAGCCGGAAACGCTGGGTCAACACGAACCCTCCGGAGGTGGGTGTATATCTCAAAGACGCCGGATTCGACATCCTGAGCGTGGCAAACAACCATACGCTCGACCTGGGGCGGGAAGGGTTCGAAAAGACTCTCGACGTGCTTGAAGCGCACGGGATCGCCTACGTTGGAGGAGCACGGGGGGGTCACCCCCCACAGGGGCTGGTTGTTGAGCGAAACGGGATCAGGCTTGGATTCCTCGGCTATACAAGCGGGATGTTCCGGTCGCCGCCGGGGGTTACGGTCTCCAAACTGAGGAAGAGGACCGTCATCGACGACATCAGGGCACTGAAGGCCCGGTGCGACATTGTCATCGTCTCCCTGCACTGGGGGATCGAGAACATCTACTACCCCTCACCCAATCAGGTCAGGCTCGCCCACAGGTTCATCGACAGCGGAGCGAGCCTGATCCTCGGGCACCACTCGCACAGCATTCAGGGGCTGGAGCGGTATAACGACGGCCTGATCGCCTACTCCCTCGGGAACTTCCAGTTCGATACCGAACTCTTCAAGGAGAAGATCAAGAGCACCATGATCCTCTCGGTGGACTTTGACCAGCACGGCATCCGGGACTACACGGTTATCCCCTGTATCATCAACGACGACTTCCAGCCAGAGGTGGCTGAGGGGCGGACCCGGGAGGCGGTGGAGCGCTGGATCACTGAGTGCTCGGAGCGGGTCCAGAACGGGGAGGTCACCCGGCGATGGTGGTATGAGGAGATCGGAGAGGAGTACCTCGCCTACAACCTGGAGAGTTACCGCTACCGGATACGACAACACGGGATCGCGCCCCTGGTTGAGTGTGCGGTCTGGCTGGTGACGCCGTTCTGCCTGAACTGCTATGCAGGTGTTATCAGGAAGAGGCTGAAACAGCAGAACAGTGGGGGGAATGCATGA
- a CDS encoding UDP-N-acetylglucosamine 2-epimerase — protein sequence MPCVTLQADTERPGTIEVGSNVLAGEEADGILASARQMLLRPRTWENPYGDGMASRMIITICNGLSSRNNCH from the coding sequence GTGCCATGCGTCACCCTCCAGGCAGATACCGAGCGGCCGGGGACGATCGAGGTGGGGTCAAACGTTCTGGCCGGGGAAGAGGCCGACGGGATCCTGGCATCTGCCCGCCAGATGCTCCTCCGGCCCAGAACATGGGAGAATCCCTATGGCGACGGTATGGCAAGCAGGATGATCATCACGATATGCAACGGCCTGTCGTCGCGAAACAATTGTCATTGA